The proteins below come from a single Myripristis murdjan chromosome 10, fMyrMur1.1, whole genome shotgun sequence genomic window:
- the LOC115366295 gene encoding cyclic nucleotide-gated cation channel-like codes for MTDQAVDSHRLSVKTWTEEESDRADSTLSRGQSICDDTCSELQRMAAIDRREINSQNSLRGRGALSRLVGMVMTLREWAHKSLAEEAERPDSFLERFRGPAPVDQQAPHSRFSHTHTNSDTHNETDQKRRRCNVLVLSPSDDVYYHWLMVIGAAVLYNWTFLVVRACFDELQMRGVLGWLVLDYLCDGVYILDMAVRLRTGFLDQGLMVKDVRCLRETYFRTLQCKLDICSILPTDLLYLTLGTGYTPLLRFNRLLRLTRLFEFFERTETRTGYPNAFRICKLVLYILVIIHWNACGYYSFSKVLGLGSDSWVYPNASDPEFSTLTRSYIYCLYWSTLTLTTIGETPPPVRDEEYLFLVFDFLVGVLIFASIVGNVGAMISNMNATRAAFQSRVDSLKHYMHFRHVSKELEQRVISWFDYLWSNQKAIDEQEVLKSLPSKLRAEIAINVHLDTLKKVRIFQDCEAGLLVELVLKLRPQVFSPGDYICRKGDVGKEMYIIKDGRLAVVGEDGASQLAVLTAGSCFGEISILNISGSKMGNRRTANIRSLGYSDLFCLSKQDLMEALQEFPHARAQLEQRGRDILQKEGLLEEVNVSAGEELEEKVERLESSLDRLQTCLARLQSEFNSSQLRLKQRITALENSVTTVATGSGFLSDADGNESVSGGDGIRSEINIRL; via the exons atgaCTGATCAGGCAGTGGATTCACACAGACTGTCTGTGAAAACATGGACAGAAGAGGAGAGCGACCGGGCTGACAGCACACTtagcag agGCCAGTCGATTTGCGATGATACCTGCTCAGAGCTACAGAGAATGGCGGCCATTGACAGAAGGGAAATTAACTCCCAGAATTCCCTCCGGGGGCGGGGTGCGCTGTCCAG gttAGTCGGCATGGTGATGACACTGAGAGAATGGGCCCATAAGAGTTTGGCGGAGGAGGCCGAGCGACCCGACTCCTTCCTGGAACGTTTCCGAGGCCCCGCCCCTGTGGACCAGCAGGCCCCACACAGCAGGTTCAGCCACACCCACACCAACTCTGATACACACAATGAAA ctgatcaaaa gaggaggaggtgtaatGTCTTGGTTTTGTCTCCATCTGATGATGTATACTACCACTGGCTGATGGTGATTGGTGCTGCTGTTCTCTATAACTGGACCTTCCTCGTCGTCAG GGCCTGTTTTGATGAGCTCCAGATGCGGGGTGTGTTGGGGTGGCTGGTGCTGGACTATCTCTGTGATGGAGTGTATATCCTGGATATGGCTGTTCGTCTCCGCACAG GTTTCTTGGATCAGGGTTTGATGGTGAAAGATGTGCGTTGTCTGAGAGAAACCTACTTTCGTACCCTCCAGTGCAAACTTGACATCTGTTCCATCCTCCCCACCGACCTGCTGTACCTCACCTTGGGAACTGGCTACACTCCTCTTCTTCGATTCAACCGGCTGCTTCGCCTAACACGTTTGTTTGAATTCTTCGAACGGACGGAAACGCGAACAGGCTACCCCAACGCTTTCCGCATCTGTAAACTGGTTCTCTACATCTTGGTGATCATCCACTGGAATGCCTGTGGGTACTACAGCTTCTCCAAGGTCCTGGGACTTGGCTCTGATTCCTGGGTTTACCCCAATGCTTCTGATCCAGAGTTTAGCACTCTGACCAGAAGTTACATATACTGTCTTTACTGGTCGACTCTTACACTGACTACCATCGGAGAGACGCCGCCGCCTGTTAGAGATGAAGAGTATCTGTTCCTGGTATTTGACTTTCTG gtTGGCGTTCTGATTTTTGCCTCCATTGTGGGGAATGTTGGAGCAATGATCTCCAATATGAACGCAACAAGAGCAGCCTTCCAGAGCCGCGTAGATTCCCTGAAACACTACATGCATTTCAGACACGTCAGCAAGGAGCTGGAGCAGCGGGTCATCAGCTGGTTTGATTACCTGTGGAGCAATCAGAAAGCTATAGACGAACAGGAGGTGTTGAAGAGTCTGCCCAGTAAACTGAGGGCGGAGATTGCTATTAATGTTCACCTGGACACACTGAAGAAG gTACGTATATTCCAGGACTGTGAAGCAGGCCTGCTTGTGGAGTTGGTGTTGAAACTTCGTCCGCAAGTCTTCAGTCCTGGAGACTACATCTGCAGAAAG GGAGATGTGGGTAAAGAGATGTACATAATTAAAGATGGCCGCCTGGCGGTGGTGGGGGAGGATGGAGCCAGCCAGCTAGCTGTTCTGACTGCAGGAAGCTGCTTCGGGGAAATCAGCATCCTGAACATCAGCGGCAGCAAGATGGGGAATCGACGCACGGCTAATATCCGGAGTCTAGGCTACTCCGACCTCTTCTGCCTGTCCAAACAAGACCTGATGGAGGCGCTGCAGGAGTTCCCCCATGCCAGGGCCCAGCTGGAGCAGAGGGGGCGGGACATCTTGCAGAAGGAGGGGCTTCTAGAGGAAGTCAATGTGTCTGCAGGGGAGGAGCTGGAAGAGAAGGTGGAGAGACTGGAGTCCAGTCTGGACCGGTTACAg ACCTGTCTGGCCCGCCTGCAGAGCGAGTTCAACTCCTCCCAGCTTCGCCTCAAACAGCGAATCACAGCCCTGGAAAACAGCGTCACCACGGTAGCCACAGGGAGCGGCTTCCTGTCAGACGCTGACGGCAACGAGAGTGTCTCGGGGGGTGATGGCATTCGCAGCGAAATCAACATCCGCCTCTGA